The window TCAGGCCGCGAGCGAAAGGCGGCTTACTTGCCGCCCTTCTCGTCCTTCTTCTCGCCCGCTTTCTCGGCCTCGGCGGCCGCCTTGGCCTCTTCGCCCACGGTCGGCACCTCGGCGGACGCCGGCGCCTCCGCGACCGGCTCCTCGATGACGCGCGGGATCTGCACCGACACCACCGCCTGGTCGTCGCCGTGCTGCAGGGCAACCAGCTTGACGCCCTCCGGGAGCTTCAGATGCGACAGGTGGATGGAATCGTTCAGCTGCATGGCCGAGACGTCCACCTCGATGTACTCCGGCAGGTGCCTGGGCAGGCATAGCACCTCGACGTCCACCAGATGGTGCTGCACCACGCCGCCACCCTGCTTGACGCCCGGGGCGATGTCCTCGCCCTTGAAGTGCAGCGGAACGTGCATGCGCAGCTCCTCGTCGGCCACCACGCGCTGCAGGTCCATGTGCAGGATGACCGGCTTGGCCGGGTGGCGCTGCAGGTCCTTCAGCACCGCGGATTCTTCCTGGTCACCGATCTTCAGCGTGAGGATGTGCGAGTAGAAGGCCTCGTTCTTGAGGCGGTTGCTCAGCTCATGCGCGCCGATGGCCAGCGTCACCGGATCCTTGTGGCCACCGTAGAGGATGGCCGGCACCTTGCCCTCGCGACGCAGGCGGCGGCTCGCACCCTTGCCCTGCAGCGCGCGGACTTCGGCGTTCAAAACGAAGTCGTTGCTCATGTCGTGTACTCCAGTTGGTCAACATCACCGCCGGCCTCCGCGACCAGATTCCGGCGTTGCGGCTCCCGCCGCGTCTCGTATCAGCCTGCCGTGCGCCTAATCGACGTACAGCGAACTGACGGATTCCTCGTTGCTCACGCGGCGGATGGTCTCCGCCAGCATGGATGAAATCTTGAGCTGCCGGATCTTGGGGCAGCCCCTGGCGTCCGCGCGCAGCGGGATGGTGTCGGTGACGATCAGCTCGTCCAGCTTGGACTTGCCGATGTTCTCCACCGCCTTGCCCGACAGCACCGGGTGCGTCACATAGGCGCGCACCGACAGCGCGCCCTCGTCCTTCAAGGCGTCCGCCGCCTGGCCCAGGGTGCCGGCGGTATCCACCATGTCGTCGATCAGTACACAGTGCTTGCCGACCACATCGCCGATAATGTTCATGATCTTGGCCTCGTTCG is drawn from Nevskiales bacterium and contains these coding sequences:
- a CDS encoding 50S ribosomal protein L25/general stress protein Ctc, with translation MSNDFVLNAEVRALQGKGASRRLRREGKVPAILYGGHKDPVTLAIGAHELSNRLKNEAFYSHILTLKIGDQEESAVLKDLQRHPAKPVILHMDLQRVVADEELRMHVPLHFKGEDIAPGVKQGGGVVQHHLVDVEVLCLPRHLPEYIEVDVSAMQLNDSIHLSHLKLPEGVKLVALQHGDDQAVVSVQIPRVIEEPVAEAPASAEVPTVGEEAKAAAEAEKAGEKKDEKGGK